From Erigeron canadensis isolate Cc75 chromosome 5, C_canadensis_v1, whole genome shotgun sequence:
ACCAAAAGAAAACACAAGTAGAATGATTTTCTTCACGAGAAATTAAAAGCGGCATTATCTGCAAATTCCAATTCGTCGGGTTGTTGTTGTGAGTGATGAggtatttttcttcttttggctGTGTTGTAGTGTAATACTGTATTAAATTGCCCAAAAAGTACTTAGGTGTCAACCCATTACCCATTTTGTCGATCtgttacatacacacacaccaTCACCTGCCCATTACACCACCTGTTGCTAATAGATTTAGGTTCTACTCACTTTGGTCACTCTACCATATACAAGTTCTTGACTGCATTCAGATGGTGTCAGAACTGAGCGACAAATATATGGCTATAGACTAATCTATAAATCCTAACCATGTTAAAATGGAAAACAGAATTTCAAGGAAACGTAAAGTTGCAGATATAGAAGACTAGTCTCCATGAGAACTTCTatcaaaaacataaacaaaatgaAGTGGGCAGACGCCACTTGCTtacaaaaaaaagtgttttccCATAAAATTGTTTCAGAAGAACAGTTAGACTAGGGATTAAAACATAACAGGTTGTGTTCTTGCTTAACCATTTCAATTAAAAGTATACAATTTGATCTTATCACTTTTCATCTGtgttaactttatattttagtggtgtttaattgtaattatCTAAGTGTGGAAGGGGTATTAGTAAAACTagaataatgtatatatacccCTTCCCACCTCCTTTGTATCTTCTCCTTTTCCCCCATtttctatacatatacatattgatatatctatttaatctaCCATTTATCCTTTAATTCCTTTACAAATCATAATACAAAACATGTAAAGAACAGAAATTTTAACATTACAGTCTGGCATTGTTGATTTTACTTGATTTGTATGTGTGTATCTGAAGTACTTCACAGCTAGCACTAGGCCCATTCCAGGCGCTACTATGAACTACAAAGGAATGAGAACTTCTATTAAGAGAAATTACAAgatgagatttttttttgtttagaatGGCAATTATTATATGTTAATGATTCGAACCCTAGGTATATTTTGGTCGGACTATAATTTTCATGTTCTTGACTGTATTAAATGATTTCTACTTTGAGTTTTTTAACAtatagttttaacttttaatcgTTATGCAAACAAGGAGTTGAACTTtagtaaaagtataaattattcgTAACCTCGGTCTaatctatactccctatataaacaaactaccccccttccaaattaaacactctacctttaaaatccctattttacccttttaatttacactaccaccaaaccCTTTATTcttaaatctatatctatactatattaataaacaaactaaccttaatttttaacacattcttatctcacacactaaatctatccaatatattcttaaaatatattacacccatattttttcaaactatctatctcatttattaattaatttaaatattttcacctaatatctttattatatttttaataaagttatttacaaaatatacatttcttaaccataaaataactacattaccgtTTACATCTATTACTTtaagattaataatcacatcgttaacaccaccgccactagcaccgcccgttgccgccaccgccgcattgcgcgggtacccatctcgttatAAATAGATTGTGTTGcttaaattttttctaaaatatatttttacttgttcaaatatattaaacttataattaaatttatccAACGAGGATCCCTCAAAACTATGGAGACGGAGATTGGAAAAATTATCCGACGATGGAATTAGCGATGGGGATTGTGAATGGTGATCAAGTACTACAATAGGAAATGAGATCCCCGGCAATTTTGGTAAAAATTGTTGTCATCCTTACTACAGATTTAATATTGTTCAATATTCATGTTGtacttcttttcattttatgtCAATAGCTAGGGACCCGTTGGGCAATTGCAATtgcaaaatgaaaacaaaaaacgaTATTATAGATAGGGACCCACTGGCCCATTGCAATTGCTAAAGACTCATTGGACCGTTGCAATTAAATACCGGAAAACAGAACATGATATTATTTATTGCGAAGGTCTCATTGGGCCATTGCGATTGCAACTTGTTAAACAATAaacatcaatttttttaattctaattAATTCACACAGTGTTTTTGTGTCAAAGttttagataataataatagacaCGAGAAAGTCAACGAAGAGAGAAGAACAAGTCAAGACACTTCCTCATATATATGCACATGCATAATGCATTAGCTATTCCAGTAACATTCACAGTTAAGAGTCTTAATTTAGTCGTATCTATTtcaatcttatatatatatctctttcttTTACGTATACTCCGAGTAAAATGTCTTTGACGGATGATTTTGAACACCTTAGAATTCAGTTGAAAGACATAAAGTTGGCCACCAACAATTTCAGCGACAAGCCTATCGGTATTGGTGGGTTTGGAAAGGTTTATAAAGGAGAGCTCTCACTCCCAAATGGAGAAAAGAAAACAGTTGCTTTCAAGCGCTTAGATCGTCAATATGGGCAGGGGGAGGTTGAATTTTGGAAGGAAATAATGATGCTTTCACAATACAAACACGAGAATCTTATTTCTCTGGTAGGGTATAGCGATGATGATGGTGAGAGAATTCTGGTGTATGAGTATGCATCCGGGGGAAGCTTGGACCGCTATCTCGATAAAACTAGTCTCACATGGACCCAGCTTCTTCAGATATGTCATGGGGCTGCGCGGGGAATAAACCATCTTCATGATCCTGTTGATAGGACGCAACCAAGAGTTCTTCATCGAGATGTCAAGAGCTCAAACATCCTACTCGATGAGAATTTGACTGCTAAAATTTCCGATTTCGGCTTATCAAAATTTGGCCCAGCAGCTCACCAACATTATACATATCTTGTTACCGGTGCTGTGGGTACACAGGGGTATTGTGATCCCATGTATATGGAGACGGGCTCCCTGTCAAAAGAGTCTGATGTGTACTCTTTTGGAGTGGTGTTATTTGAAGTAATGTGTGGGAGATCATGCTATGAATTGTGTAGTAATGGTGAGCAAAACATTTTAGTGCATAAGTGGAAAGAATGTTATCAAGAGAATGGTATAAATGATATCATTTCTAATCATCTAAAGGAACATACTGATGTAAATATAGATAGGGAATCTCTTGACACGTTTGCAAGCATTGCATATCGGTGTTTGCAAAGAAATCGGAAAGAAAGACCAACGATGGCAGAGGTAATCAAAGAACTACTTAAGGCACTTGATATTCAAGTAAGTATTTATTCTGTTTTGTTTTGATTGGTACATGTAACTCTAAAGCGAGCAGTTTGAtcgaaaaactttaaaagtgACATCAtggatgtaatatatatataggaaacatATGGAGATGTTGATGAGAGAAATACATATACAGAATTAGTCAGCATTGCAAATCAGGCCACAACGCCACAACATAATGTTTACACCAGAGATTGGGAGATGATGATAAAACCCGCCCCCATAACTGGCAAATCTCGAACTGAACTTGCATTGCTTCTCTCCCAAGGGATTCATGTTTTGAAGAGCGAGCATGTAAATTGCTATAACATGTTATACAACTATTTTGCTTATAGTTTCAATTCTATATACTACTATATACGAGTATACTTATATTGGTCAGAAAATGGCCGGTTAATTTGGCCCTTTTTAACAGTGAAATGTTcgtttgaaaactaaattttctgtgaaaactagaaatctggtcaaaacacactgtgatctgaatttaacacaatgtgttttaattgtgtttttataaaacacaatgtgtttttattgtgtaatctaaaatacgttgtgttaagtttaaatcacaatgtgtttttgaaaaacatattaaaaacacattgtgttaaattcagatcacagtgtgtttgacagttttctagttttcacgaaaattttaattttcaaatgatcaaagcCCCTTTTTAACATATGTAATGTCAAAATTTCTGTTTAAGACGTATATACTGAATCAAATGTCTGTCTTTCTATTGCACAGAGGATTGAACGAAACAAGAATGGGGAATATTATGAATTGATAAGTGGATACAAATGTCAGCTTCCCGGAATTACATTTCTAcagtttttcaattttaacactGATGTGTTCTATGGGTCAGTTTCCAAAATCATCTTTCCCCTTTCCGCCTTTTGCTTACGTACATTAAACACACGAGGTTGAATGTTAGCGTGTCGTATCAACTCATCTTTTAATAAATGAAGTACGtacttttgtttgtttatacCAAAATCACATGTCATTGTGAAATATTATGTTGCAGGGGGAAAGGTTTTCCTTGTATCTCGATTAGCTCCTCTAATCAATTGTTAGCATGCCCTCGGTTCTTATCGTTAAATGTCACGTACAACATGAACCTCTTCTACAGATatcttgatgatgttgataAAGGGGAACATGTACCCCTCAAATACAAATTGCATGAAGAGAAAGAATATTGGACATCATGTGTAGCACAGAGAAGAGGCAAATGGCTAATATCCACATTATACCAATTTAATAGCTACCAAAAGGAACATGATTTTAAAATTGAAGTCATAGGCCGGTTGCACCCTGATCATGTTCATCGTAAAGATGTTCATTGTGATAGTTGTGCACTGTTTCTTGTAGGCATTGAATTCGTGCCCGTGGAGCATGTAAGTTCATTGGAAATATGTACGTCTTTGTCCACTTACATCATTCAACCTCATGGTTAATAACTCCAGTTTTTGTATGTATTTGCTACAGACTGAGAAAGATGGAAATTTAGAGGAGGATGAGATCAACTTTGATATGAAACCAAATCTGGACAATAATTGGGAAGAAAAATTGCCAAGTGATTATGCTGAAATAATCAAATTGTCAAAAGATGATAATATGCAGAGCAAAACTCACAAGGAACTCTACTATCTTCTTCGTAGCGGGTTTTTAATCCATACAAGCATTGAAATAGTACGTACTTTCTATCTAAGTGTCACTTGCGTAAACAAAAAACTACATTTTATCTTTACTAATTGTCAACAGGTTTACTAAATTATGTATTACATTTATTACTACTTTATTACCTTATCACATTGATTATCATCATAAACTATATACACAATATATCATATgcattcattcattcatcatCTTTTCCTTTGGTTGAGTTGTAACAGATTCAAATATTAACACATTATACTAGTGAACATGCAGTGGTTCTCTGTTTCTAAAAGTATGAAGAAATGTCATATGCTTCCAGCAATATCAGTCTTGCAAAAAAGATCAACACCGAATTTTTTTTTCTGGATGCAACAATTCAAATGGAAATCTTTTCCGGAATCAAGGTTACCCTCTTTCTCATCATCTTAGTTACTAACATGTGGAgtatcatttttgttatttttaaaaacacagTAGTACTTGGTATCTATGTCAACTTTGTGTTTCACAAGTTAAATAGGCTATTCCTGCAGGTTTGAATTAGTGGCTGAGTGTTGTAAGATAAAAGAGTTTACTATCGTTTGTGAATTGGAATCCCAGCTATTGTCACCGCAAACAACCTATGCATGTTATCTTGTGTACAAACTACCTACAAATCCCTCCTTGGTTAGTGGTCTGCTACAAACAGACGACAAAACCAGGGGTGAGAGCAATCGCAAGCTACAAATTGTCGATTTACTTACTCCTACTCATATCCCATTTATCAGACGCAGAGTTAATGAGCCCCATGACATCCCAAAAAGGACTTGCAGAATAAAAGGCCACCCAAAATTGAGGAAAGATGGTTGGTTGGAAATTCATATATGGGACTTCCACACTGATGCTACCAATAAGCCAATCATGATGCACTGTCACGTGAAAAGTTACGATCAATGTAATCTCACGGGTCTTCTTGTACAAGGCATTGAGTTTAGGCCCGCAAAAGTTGTCTTTGCATCTTCACCTTGATGACCATTACTTGTTAGACACAATGTCATATGCATTTATTTTGATGGTATGTTTTGGTTATCTTCTCAATTGTTAAAACATGTTATTGTCATCAAAAgttagaaattttaaaaaaagatattttgacTTCAAAGGACAGGCTTCCTATTTTCCCCATTAGTTTTCAACACataacttatattattttttattttttattttttattttctaaaaaacaacttctaaaatttttttaaatggtcttttattaataaaattttaaaaaataataaattaaaagttaaaaatgaaaaaaccacacaaaaaaaaagaagaaaaagaaatagtGGTTCTCACAGTTCTCACTTTATTTTAGTGTAGTTTATAcgcataaatttttttgtttaaaaacatacatgtatgtatatgtagatTGGAGATAAAGACTGACGGTTGATGTTGGTTATAACTTTggtgatgataaaaaaaaataattgtgtaTATGTATGAACATCAACATCTGTTTGTCGTGTTTGTTAGATATATTTGCGTGGGACAATTTCTTAGTTGATAAAGGGTATGATTGtttaagttatatattaaaaaaaataagatatgggatatttgtaatataaagtttttgttggagaaatttgtaatttaaatggtatattttgAGAGATATGCAATTGCCcatttatttaagaaaaatgttaCACGAAACATTTAGGGCTTTACcataaaaatttgaattttttcttATCAGAAGGCCACTTCTAgaattttatgttaaaagtataactatttaacgtattttaacaaaaaaacttaaggttttatttgacaaaatattttttttaatataaaaggaCCATTTGAGTGAACCTGTTTGTCTCCGGTGAATCCTCATCCAAGATATGTCTACTTCGAAAGGCTACTTcttgaattttaaaaaagtgTACAACCATATgcccttcaaaaaaaaaaaacaaaaaataaaagaaaaaaagaaaagaaaaactaaaacacATAGGTCTTCTTtaacaaaattctttttatcatttAAGGGGGCTGATTTGCctaaaaataaagtttatacGTACAAGGAAATTGTGGATAATAGACAATAATACCCCTAAAATCATATTCCAATTATTTAAAGATTTTGACTATCAATTTATCAAATATGGATGTTTACTCCACCGCCATCAGGAGAACATTTCGTTTTCTTCCGATCGTATCTCATTATACGTGTTCTCTCTCACACATACATGTGTGTGTatccatgtatatatgtataaatttgtGTATGTGCGGATGTGCCTATCAGCCTatgtatatagatttatatttgTTCGTGTGTATTATTATAAAATCTGAAACATTTTCCGAACTATAAAGCTTCAATTAAGACGACTGTTTTAGGTTGTTGATGACGACGAATTCGTAGTGATCATGTCTTTGCAAACATATATAGCAACCCGACAAACTAAAGAATTAATTACACGTTCTTTTTTAATCGCATTAAATTATTCAAAAACTGGTGGTCATTGTTCCAACATAACATCGAAGGAATTCGTAGCGTAATGGCAGTGGTAGACAAAGACgacatcatcaaaatcaaacaaaagaGATTACAAATATTCTGGTCGTTGGATTTCTTTGGATAAGTATAGACTCTGGTGATTTTGGTCAACATAAACACTTACAACTTGATTACTTAAACACTATGAGGGTATTCTTGTCTTTCTAGATAAAATTCCTTGTATGAATAAAAGATTTTCTTGAGCAAATCAACTCCCTTTATAAAAGGACCATTCGAGTGAACATGTTTGTTTCCGGTGAACCCTCTTCCGAAATATGCCTACTTCGCGTTGTCCAATAAAACACAACACTCAATGAAGCTTATAACATCACGACATAGAATTAAATCTTATGTGACatctttgtatttttctttgccaatagatattttatatttaaaataagatatggtatatttgtaatataaagttttttgttggagaaaaatgtaatttaaatggtatatttggaGAGATGTAATTGCCTATATTTTTTAGGAAA
This genomic window contains:
- the LOC122601649 gene encoding uncharacterized protein LOC122601649, which gives rise to MSLTDDFEHLRIQLKDIKLATNNFSDKPIGIGGFGKVYKGELSLPNGEKKTVAFKRLDRQYGQGEVEFWKEIMMLSQYKHENLISLVGYSDDDGERILVYEYASGGSLDRYLDKTSLTWTQLLQICHGAARGINHLHDPVDRTQPRVLHRDVKSSNILLDENLTAKISDFGLSKFGPAAHQHYTYLVTGAVGTQGYCDPMYMETGSLSKESDVYSFGVVLFEVMCGRSCYELCSNGEQNILVHKWKECYQENGINDIISNHLKEHTDVNIDRESLDTFASIAYRCLQRNRKERPTMAEVIKELLKALDIQETYGDVDERNTYTELVSIANQATTPQHNVYTRDWEMMIKPAPITGKSRTELALLLSQGIHVLKSEHRIERNKNGEYYELISGYKCQLPGITFLQFFNFNTDVFYGGKGFPCISISSSNQLLACPRFLSLNVTYNMNLFYRYLDDVDKGEHVPLKYKLHEEKEYWTSCVAQRRGKWLISTLYQFNSYQKEHDFKIEVIGRLHPDHVHRKDVHCDSCALFLVGIEFVPVEHTEKDGNLEEDEINFDMKPNLDNNWEEKLPSDYAEIIKLSKDDNMQSKTHKELYYLLRSGFLIHTSIEIWFSVSKSMKKCHMLPAISVLQKRSTPNFFFWMQQFKWKSFPESRFELVAECCKIKEFTIVCELESQLLSPQTTYACYLVYKLPTNPSLVSGLLQTDDKTRGESNRKLQIVDLLTPTHIPFIRRRVNEPHDIPKRTCRIKGHPKLRKDGWLEIHIWDFHTDATNKPIMMHCHVKSYDQCNLTGLLVQGIEFRPAKVVFASSP